ACGGGGTGAAGGCCACGTTCTGCATGGTGGGCACGCAGGCTCGCGCCCATCCGGACCTGGTCAAGGAGGTGGTGGCGGCCGGGCACCGGCTCTGTGACCACACGGTGTCGCACGACGTCGCCATGGACAAGAAGTCCGAGGCCTATCAGTCACAGCAGATACTCGACGCCGAGCGCATGATCACCGAGGCGTCCGGGGGCGTACGGCCGATGTACTACCGGGCCCCGGGCGGTGCCTTCACCCCGTACAGCCGCCACCTCGCCGCGTCCCATGGCATGCGCCCGCTCGGCTGGAACGTCGACACCATGGATTGGAAGCGCCCCGGTACGGAGACCATCGTCGCCACCGTCAAGAACGAGATCTCCAACGGCCCGACCCTCCTCTTCCACGACGCGGGTGGAGACCGCTCCCAGACCGTGGCCGCCCTGCGGGAAGTCCTGCCGTGGTTGAAGGAGCAGGGGTATTCGTTCGGGTTCCCCGTGCGCTGAACCGGATTTCCTCGTGCACTGATCCCGAATTCCCCGCGCGCTGAACCCGACTTCCCCGTGTGCCGATCCCGGTCGTGCCCCACCCGGCGCCTTGCGGGGCCGCGCGGTCCTCAGGTGGCCCGCACCGTGCTCGCAAAGTCGGGCGGCGGCGGAGGCTCGGGCAGCAGGGACTGCAGCTCGATGTTGATGGAGCGCAGGCGTTCCTGCTCGCCCGCGTCCCGGGCGCGTTCGCCGTCGCGGATGAGACGGTCGGCCCTGGACGGGTGGCGCATCCGGTCGCGGTAGCGGGCCAGGTTGTCGAAGACGAGCGGCTGCAGCACCCCGGCGCGGTCCAGGACGCGCATGGCGTGCTCGCGCAGCCGCTCGGTACGGCGGCGCAGCAGGTCGGCGTCGCGGGACTCCACGGCGTCGGCGATGTCGCGCTCGTAGACCGGCAGGTCCTCGCGGTCGGAAGGGCTGCCGTGTGCGGCGACCAGGTCGCGGACCTCGGTCAGCAACGACTCGGCCGCCCGGACGAGTTCTGGCCAGGTCAGTTCGTCTTCCACGGCGTCCAGGGCGACCCGCAGATCGAGCAGGCACTTGGCTGCACGGCCCGCCTCGTCGGGGTCGTGCCGGGCCGCCTCGACCGCCCGGTCCAGCTCGCCGAGCAGGTCCTCGTCGTCCACACGCTGGAGCAGCAGGGCGGCGACGGGGCTGTCCAAGGAGGCGCAGCGGGTGCGCAGTTCGCCGAGCCTGGCCTGTTCCGCGTCGGCGTCCAGCCGTAGTTCGGCGTGGTCGACGGCGGGTTCGCCGACCAGGTTGACGGTGGTCTCGAACGCCTCGTCCAGCAGGGGCACGAAGGCGCTGACCTTCACCAGCCGGGAGGCGTCGATCTCGACGGTGAGCCGTACCTCGCTGCCGGCCGGCACGGTCCGGCTCACCCGGTCGGCGCCGACTTCGATGCGGCCGATGGTGCGGTTGCGGTCGGCTCGGGGGCGTTCGCCCTCCAGGACGGGGATGCGGATCAGTCCGCCGCTGGCGCCCCGCTCGACGGTGACGGTGGTGCGCAGGGGTGCTGTGCGCCGTACCGGAAGCCGCGCGCCCCGTTCGACGAGCGGGCGTACCTGGTTGTCGGCGAGGCCGACGCCGAGGGCGTGGGTGAGCATGGGATCGGTCTCGACGGCGCCGACGGTGTAGGTGAGCAGGTCGGGGGTGAGGCGCTGCCGGGTTCCGGCGGCGTCCGTCAGGACGACGGCGAAGGTGTTGCGCCGGCCGGGCTCGGCGCGCAGCGTGCTGGTGAACTCGCCGCGTGCGGACAGGGCGATACGGCCGCTGTGCCAGGGCGGGTCCGACTCCTCGT
This genomic window from Streptomyces sp. DG2A-72 contains:
- a CDS encoding polysaccharide deacetylase family protein, producing the protein MRRSGGRGWYGKMLAAAVGVTAVAAMVSVWDTQLGSTEGRPARTDVSTPANSSQPSAQSPGRKKVASVSPEIAHASDGGARSLNITIDDGPDPTWTPEALQVLRDNGVKATFCMVGTQARAHPDLVKEVVAAGHRLCDHTVSHDVAMDKKSEAYQSQQILDAERMITEASGGVRPMYYRAPGGAFTPYSRHLAASHGMRPLGWNVDTMDWKRPGTETIVATVKNEISNGPTLLFHDAGGDRSQTVAALREVLPWLKEQGYSFGFPVR